The following coding sequences are from one candidate division TA06 bacterium window:
- the rsgA gene encoding ribosome small subunit-dependent GTPase A translates to MDLLTLGWDDHFEHNFKLLVSTLPENKNLLPGRVAAVHLSLVRVLTEPGELELAVSGKLRDKIALNDLPEKWLTGIPAVGDWVVFDHDPANRSGTIKAILPRKNCFTRNRAGTLTEQQAMAANIDAVFIVGVLNDKLNFSRLERYLVSARNCGARPVIVLNKSDLCPDPAEKQKEAEQAANGIPVAVISAGLDRGLEKLWEYLPEGGTCVFVGSSGVGKSTIINRLTGTDSLATGELSDYKDQGRHITSSRNLFLLPNKRMVIDTPGLREMQLWAGGDGLSQTFEDIENLARSCRFNDCRHAGEPGCAVKSAIESGILNPSRYKSYQKMHRELAAHKKRQAMKNKITEHRSSQKKTRNGQRRETLEEE, encoded by the coding sequence ATGGACCTTTTAACCTTAGGCTGGGATGATCATTTTGAGCATAATTTCAAGTTGCTCGTCTCCACCCTGCCCGAAAATAAGAACCTTTTACCCGGCCGGGTGGCGGCCGTCCATTTAAGCCTGGTAAGAGTCTTGACGGAGCCGGGCGAGCTGGAACTGGCGGTCTCGGGAAAACTGCGGGATAAGATCGCCCTGAACGATCTGCCGGAAAAATGGCTGACCGGGATCCCGGCGGTGGGAGACTGGGTGGTTTTTGACCACGATCCGGCCAACCGGAGCGGGACCATCAAGGCCATTTTGCCGAGGAAGAACTGTTTCACCCGGAACCGGGCCGGAACTTTGACCGAACAGCAGGCCATGGCCGCCAACATCGATGCTGTTTTCATCGTGGGAGTTTTGAACGACAAGCTGAATTTCAGCCGGCTGGAACGGTATCTGGTCTCGGCCAGGAACTGCGGGGCGCGTCCCGTCATCGTCTTGAACAAGTCCGATCTCTGCCCCGATCCGGCGGAAAAACAGAAAGAAGCGGAACAGGCGGCTAATGGGATTCCGGTGGCGGTGATCAGCGCCGGTTTGGACCGGGGACTGGAAAAACTGTGGGAATATCTGCCGGAGGGCGGGACCTGCGTCTTCGTCGGCAGTTCGGGGGTGGGGAAATCCACCATCATCAACCGGCTGACCGGAACCGATTCCCTGGCCACCGGAGAGCTGTCAGATTACAAGGACCAGGGCCGTCACATAACCAGCAGCCGCAACCTGTTCCTTTTGCCGAATAAAAGAATGGTGATTGACACTCCGGGTTTAAGGGAAATGCAGTTGTGGGCCGGGGGCGATGGTCTGAGTCAGACATTTGAGGACATCGAGAACCTGGCCCGCTCCTGCCGCTTCAACGACTGCCGCCATGCCGGGGAACCGGGCTGTGCGGTAAAAAGCGCCATTGAGAGCGGAATACTGAATCCCTCCCGTTACAAGAGTTACCAGAAGATGCACCGGGAACTGGCGGCGCATAAAAAAAGACAGGCCATGAAAAATAAGATCACGGAACACCGGAGCTCCCAGAAAAAAACCCGGAACGGGCAGCGGCGGGAAACGTTGGAGGAGGAATAA
- a CDS encoding UbiA family prenyltransferase produces the protein MKDKKLNILDYFFVLRPILLAPAWTMLLVGHYQAERLAGTVVKPLWLLPPRLWLALAIYSGLMGAVYIVNQIFDIKTDRLNKKLFLVAEGYVSKTGIWAEAGILMVLALVLSVCYFSRVFAVMMLVSGILGLLYSAPPFKFKAKPFLDMAANAFGYGGLAFTAGWLVSGEYSEKIWLAAAPYMLAVAAVYVNTTIPDYRSDKATGNITTGVFLGGTSTIFLGLCLMAASAGLAYHLNDRLCLIAAGCALPLFLTAVITQKMRWTMLSYQGGSLALALLVGLMYPVFFLLLGATYLALKVYHKKRFGMDYPRFADRG, from the coding sequence ATGAAAGATAAAAAATTAAATATCCTGGACTACTTCTTCGTCCTGCGGCCGATCCTTTTGGCACCGGCCTGGACCATGCTGCTGGTCGGCCACTACCAGGCCGAGCGCCTGGCGGGGACCGTTGTCAAGCCGCTCTGGCTGCTGCCTCCCCGGTTATGGCTGGCCCTGGCCATTTACAGCGGACTGATGGGCGCGGTCTATATAGTCAACCAGATCTTTGACATCAAAACCGACCGGCTCAACAAGAAACTGTTTTTAGTGGCCGAGGGCTATGTCAGCAAGACCGGCATCTGGGCGGAAGCGGGGATACTGATGGTCTTGGCCCTGGTTTTGTCCGTCTGTTACTTCAGCCGGGTCTTTGCGGTGATGATGCTGGTCTCAGGGATTCTGGGGTTGCTGTACTCGGCGCCGCCGTTCAAGTTCAAGGCCAAGCCTTTTCTGGACATGGCGGCCAACGCTTTTGGTTACGGCGGGCTGGCCTTTACCGCGGGCTGGCTGGTTTCCGGGGAATATTCCGAGAAAATATGGCTGGCGGCGGCGCCCTACATGCTGGCGGTGGCGGCAGTATATGTCAACACTACCATTCCCGATTATCGTTCGGACAAGGCCACCGGCAATATCACCACCGGCGTGTTTCTGGGCGGGACCTCCACCATCTTTTTAGGGCTGTGCCTGATGGCCGCCTCGGCGGGACTGGCTTACCACTTGAACGACAGGCTGTGCCTGATAGCCGCTGGCTGCGCCCTGCCGCTGTTTCTGACGGCGGTGATCACCCAGAAGATGCGCTGGACCATGCTTTCCTACCAGGGCGGCTCCTTGGCGCTGGCACTGCTGGTGGGGCTGATGTATCCCGTATTCTTCCTGCTTTTGGGGGCCACCTACCTGGCGCTGAAAGTTTACCATAAAAAACGGTTCGGGATGGACTACCCGCGGTTCGCGGATCGGGGTTGA
- the amrB gene encoding AmmeMemoRadiSam system protein B, whose translation MSIRRSIIAGSWYPGEAAKLKAEIAKYLEAARVFRSSSKLFGIVTPHAGLMYSGPVAAFAYKNLKGLGIKTVVMIGPSHRAYFEGAAVYASGEWETPLGKAGINAELCQKIINQDRTHIKDLPAAHAQEHSLEIQLPFLQAVLDPGFEIVPIMMSEHSLASCERLANSIVQALNGGEGFLLLASSDLSHYHSQAEAQKLDQKVVKAIENYDFEKLSGDLAFEKCEACGGGPIVTAMIASKLLGAGQGVVYDYRTSGDITGEKDQVVGYLAAGLYKAGKQKAEIRNQKGNQTENGKLTPEEKRELFRIAHLSIEAEVKGLPKPRFTPLTPRLAELRGVFVTLKEQGQLRGCIGYIEGIKPLYLAVAEMAVAAAVGDPRFSEVTEAELPELEYEISALTPKRQIDKPEEFIPGQHGIIVQRGGRSGVFLPQVAAEEGWNREETLNYLCAHKAGLPEDAWRDKETKLFVFEAEVVEEKDLK comes from the coding sequence ATGAGCATCAGACGATCCATCATTGCCGGAAGCTGGTATCCGGGCGAGGCGGCAAAGCTGAAAGCCGAGATCGCAAAATATCTGGAGGCGGCCAGGGTCTTCCGCTCAAGCTCCAAACTGTTTGGGATAGTGACTCCCCACGCAGGGCTGATGTACTCCGGGCCGGTGGCGGCCTTTGCCTACAAAAATCTCAAAGGCCTTGGCATCAAGACCGTGGTGATGATCGGCCCCAGCCACCGCGCCTATTTCGAGGGGGCCGCGGTCTACGCCTCCGGAGAATGGGAAACCCCGCTGGGCAAGGCGGGGATCAACGCGGAACTCTGCCAAAAGATCATCAACCAGGACCGGACCCATATCAAGGACCTGCCGGCGGCCCACGCCCAGGAGCATTCGCTGGAGATCCAGCTTCCGTTCCTGCAAGCGGTATTGGACCCGGGATTTGAGATCGTTCCCATAATGATGTCCGAGCACTCACTGGCTTCCTGCGAAAGACTGGCTAACTCCATTGTCCAAGCACTCAATGGGGGTGAGGGCTTCCTGTTGTTGGCTTCTAGCGACCTGTCCCATTATCATTCCCAGGCCGAGGCCCAGAAGCTGGACCAGAAAGTGGTCAAGGCAATAGAGAATTACGACTTCGAAAAACTATCCGGGGACCTGGCCTTTGAAAAGTGCGAAGCCTGCGGGGGCGGGCCGATCGTAACGGCCATGATCGCCTCCAAGCTGCTGGGGGCCGGTCAGGGCGTGGTCTACGATTACCGGACCTCGGGCGATATCACCGGGGAAAAGGACCAGGTGGTGGGGTATCTGGCGGCGGGGTTATACAAGGCCGGAAAGCAGAAAGCAGAAATCAGAAATCAAAAAGGAAACCAAACCGAAAACGGAAAGCTAACCCCGGAGGAAAAGCGGGAACTGTTCAGGATAGCTCACTTGTCCATCGAGGCTGAGGTCAAGGGACTGCCCAAACCCAGGTTTACTCCGCTGACCCCCAGGCTGGCCGAACTGCGCGGGGTCTTTGTCACCCTAAAAGAACAGGGGCAGCTGCGGGGCTGCATTGGCTACATCGAGGGCATCAAGCCCCTGTACCTGGCAGTGGCCGAGATGGCAGTGGCCGCGGCGGTAGGCGATCCGCGCTTTTCTGAGGTCACCGAGGCCGAGCTGCCGGAGTTGGAATACGAGATCTCGGCGCTGACTCCGAAAAGACAGATAGACAAGCCGGAGGAGTTCATCCCGGGCCAGCATGGCATCATCGTGCAGCGGGGCGGACGCTCCGGCGTGTTCCTGCCCCAGGTGGCGGCCGAGGAGGGCTGGAACCGGGAGGAGACCCTGAATTATCTCTGCGCCCACAAGGCGGGCCTGCCGGAAGATGCCTGGAGGGACAAGGAGACGAAGTTGTTTGTGTTTGAGGCGGAAGTGGTTGAGGAAAAGGACCTGAAATAA
- a CDS encoding zinc ribbon domain-containing protein → MSMTICRECKKEVSPNARSCPHCGAPQPANQVWNGWGFDWKSKTSYYGWPLVHVSIGKDRNGRLRVAKGWIAIGQFGVGLITIAQFGVGVLFGFGQFIFGLTAIAQFAVALLFGLGQFATGYIAVGQIVFGYYGLCQTGLAAHLWSQKFRDPEAVRFFKQLAEHLGSQMLNQVK, encoded by the coding sequence ATGAGTATGACAATCTGCCGGGAATGCAAAAAAGAGGTCAGCCCCAATGCCCGGAGCTGCCCCCACTGCGGGGCGCCCCAGCCGGCCAATCAAGTATGGAACGGGTGGGGCTTTGACTGGAAGTCCAAAACTTCTTACTACGGCTGGCCCCTGGTCCACGTTTCAATCGGCAAGGACCGGAACGGACGCTTAAGGGTGGCCAAGGGCTGGATCGCCATCGGACAGTTCGGCGTCGGCCTGATAACCATCGCCCAATTCGGGGTGGGGGTGCTGTTCGGCTTCGGACAGTTCATCTTCGGGCTTACCGCCATCGCCCAGTTTGCGGTGGCCCTGCTGTTCGGGCTGGGGCAGTTCGCCACCGGCTACATTGCAGTCGGGCAGATCGTCTTCGGATACTACGGCCTGTGCCAGACTGGCTTGGCCGCCCACCTGTGGAGCCAGAAATTCAGGGACCCTGAAGCGGTGCGGTTCTTCAAGCAGCTGGCGGAACATCTGGGATCGCAGATGCTCAACCAGGTAAAATGA
- a CDS encoding magnesium transporter produces the protein MRYLSHYLHRQVHFKKQHLGELADWIMNARPTQAELAGLAITDNDGRERSISLNDVESLGHRYIYLKRNLDECPDLAPAEGQIRLAEHILDKQVVDTRKKKVYRVNDIEVEQEGERFLVRWVDAGLAGLLNRLGLPESLQPKSGKMQRRIAWANVEPLDPDLKSSFEKLSKLHPADIADIVEELGVTQGANLLERLDDETAAETLTEVEPAMQSDIVEEIKPQDAADIIGEMEPDDAADLISDLPQETARQIMNEMESEEKAEVQELLQYLEDSAGGIMNNDYLAVSRRQTVEQVLNKFRADKPEPEVAYNLIVTEGGEKLAGVLSLRDLVVALPQTKIDDLIITDTPTVRPDTPLSEVADLFSKYDLVMLPVTDHARQVLGVITVDDVIELVVPEKWKRSHRKRLI, from the coding sequence ATGAGATACCTATCGCACTATCTTCACCGCCAGGTGCATTTCAAAAAACAGCACCTGGGCGAACTGGCGGACTGGATAATGAACGCCCGCCCCACTCAGGCCGAGCTGGCCGGCCTGGCGATCACCGACAATGACGGCCGGGAGCGGAGCATCTCCTTAAACGACGTGGAATCGCTGGGCCACCGTTACATCTACCTGAAGCGGAACCTGGATGAATGTCCGGATCTGGCTCCGGCCGAGGGCCAGATCCGGCTGGCCGAGCACATCCTGGACAAGCAGGTGGTGGACACCAGAAAGAAAAAAGTTTACAGGGTGAATGACATCGAAGTGGAACAGGAGGGCGAACGCTTCCTGGTGCGCTGGGTGGACGCCGGACTGGCCGGGCTTTTGAACCGGCTGGGCCTGCCGGAATCTTTGCAGCCCAAGTCGGGAAAGATGCAGCGCCGCATAGCCTGGGCCAACGTGGAGCCGCTGGATCCGGATCTGAAGAGCAGTTTTGAAAAGCTCTCCAAGCTTCACCCGGCCGACATCGCCGACATCGTGGAGGAACTAGGGGTCACCCAGGGGGCCAATCTATTAGAGCGGCTGGACGACGAGACCGCGGCCGAGACCCTGACCGAGGTGGAGCCGGCCATGCAGAGCGACATCGTGGAAGAGATCAAGCCCCAGGATGCCGCCGACATCATCGGGGAGATGGAGCCGGACGATGCCGCCGACCTGATCTCCGACCTGCCCCAGGAGACCGCCCGCCAGATAATGAACGAGATGGAGTCCGAGGAAAAGGCCGAAGTTCAGGAACTGCTGCAGTACCTGGAGGATTCGGCCGGGGGCATCATGAACAACGACTATCTGGCGGTGTCCAGGAGGCAGACGGTGGAGCAGGTGCTCAATAAATTCCGGGCCGATAAACCAGAGCCCGAAGTAGCCTATAACCTGATCGTGACCGAGGGCGGGGAAAAACTGGCCGGGGTGCTGTCGCTCCGAGATCTGGTGGTGGCCCTGCCCCAGACTAAAATAGACGATCTGATTATCACCGACACACCGACGGTCCGGCCCGATACCCCCTTGAGCGAGGTGGCCGACCTGTTCTCCAAATATGACTTGGTGATGCTGCCGGTGACCGACCATGCCCGGCAGGTGCTGGGGGTGATCACGGTGGACGACGTGATAGAACTGGTGGTCCCCGAGAAATGGAAACGCTCCCACCGCAAACGCCTGATCTGA
- a CDS encoding Nramp family divalent metal transporter has translation MKKLWIKLALIFGVVGPGLITSFADNDAGGITTYSIAGARYGYSLLWMLLLITFVLAFFQEMVARLAAVTGKGLSDLIREEFGLRWTLFAMIVLLVANFTTTIANFAGIAASLEILGVSKYISVPVTVLALWLLVVKGSYRFVERFFLIVALFFAAYVIAGFLAKPDWGRAADSLVKPTLVWKADYWVIFIATIGTTITPWMQFYLQSSIVDKGITMKHYGYVKLDVFVGTFFTNFISFFIIVTCAATLFKAGIPVHNAEDAALALAPIAGKYSSVLFAVGLFVASMMAASIVPLSTSYAICEAFGMETGINKNFSQAPIFFSLYTLLLILGGAAILIPGLPLIKVMLFAQTVQGVLLPVILIFILLLLNNRDVMGDHVNSKFYNIAALIAVAGIVLASLILLVLTLMGKT, from the coding sequence ATGAAGAAACTCTGGATCAAATTAGCGCTGATCTTCGGCGTAGTGGGGCCGGGCCTGATCACCTCCTTCGCCGACAACGACGCCGGAGGCATCACCACCTATTCCATCGCCGGGGCCCGCTACGGGTATTCCCTGCTGTGGATGCTGCTCTTGATCACCTTCGTGCTGGCCTTCTTCCAGGAGATGGTGGCCCGGCTGGCGGCGGTCACCGGCAAGGGGCTGTCCGACCTGATCCGGGAGGAGTTCGGCCTGCGCTGGACCCTGTTTGCCATGATCGTGCTGTTGGTGGCCAATTTTACCACCACCATCGCCAATTTCGCCGGGATCGCGGCCAGCCTGGAGATCCTGGGGGTCAGCAAATATATCTCCGTTCCGGTGACGGTCCTGGCCCTTTGGCTTTTAGTGGTCAAGGGTTCCTACCGTTTTGTGGAAAGATTCTTCCTGATAGTGGCCCTGTTCTTTGCCGCCTATGTCATCGCCGGGTTCCTGGCCAAGCCGGACTGGGGCCGGGCGGCGGACAGCCTGGTCAAACCGACCCTGGTCTGGAAGGCCGATTACTGGGTGATCTTCATCGCCACCATCGGCACCACCATCACCCCCTGGATGCAGTTCTACCTGCAGTCCTCGATCGTGGACAAGGGGATCACCATGAAGCATTACGGCTACGTCAAGCTGGATGTATTCGTGGGGACATTTTTCACCAATTTCATTTCCTTTTTCATCATCGTCACCTGCGCCGCCACCCTGTTCAAGGCCGGCATTCCGGTGCATAACGCCGAGGACGCCGCCCTGGCCCTGGCCCCCATCGCCGGGAAATATTCCTCGGTGCTGTTCGCCGTCGGGCTGTTCGTGGCCTCGATGATGGCCGCCTCCATCGTTCCCCTGTCCACCTCCTACGCCATCTGCGAAGCCTTTGGGATGGAGACCGGCATCAATAAAAACTTCAGCCAGGCCCCCATATTCTTCAGCCTGTATACCCTGCTGCTGATCCTGGGCGGGGCGGCCATCCTGATCCCCGGCCTGCCCCTGATAAAAGTAATGCTGTTCGCCCAGACGGTGCAGGGCGTCCTGCTGCCCGTCATCCTGATATTCATCCTGCTGCTTTTGAACAACCGGGACGTGATGGGGGACCACGTCAATTCCAAGTTCTACAACATAGCGGCCCTGATCGCGGTGGCCGGGATAGTGCTGGCCTCCCTGATCCTGCTGGTGCTGACGCTGATGGGGAAGACCTGA